In Desulfovibrio sp. UCD-KL4C, a single genomic region encodes these proteins:
- a CDS encoding response regulator: protein MVLLDEMTIKVKLIATFVIITIALIFFGSFILIEMDTLGNLTTTLYEHPLRVSNAAQSAHKGVIRIQALMKDIVASKNEAEIHKQMVSIQQVEKKVFDQLDIVRNYILGERGKKLEDDTRRTLLQWKVVRTRIVTLIHEGKRKEALKIFQLENSDKVNALEFNMHDLTAYARNKADGFMEDANNVQSSITTNTLIMLALLVIFFYFIGSALIKHLVCKIEDLQLTVSDITESGDLKEISVVGDNELSKLAASFNELVRSLSRQLWLREGLNKLNDELTVASSPELFAESVLKFLASHMQATTGAFFIHDEKEKSSSLLASYAMVEGESFTNKFANGEGIIGQVAKERIPKILTVVSKDEALIQSGTLSIVPNTIFVSPLLVGEKLLGLIEITLFHELGQIEQVFMKTACHSIATSLKSILQRDQIDALYAETSAQNAELAKTSEVARKAKEEIELRNEELRIRSEELRLQTNLLNSQKNELEVKQIQIEEADRLKSEFLSNMSHELRTPLNSILALSQLMQIKGTGKDEKKEAEYLNVIERNGKHLLSLINDILDLSKIEAGRMDIFPVSFIPAELLEEVATTIRPLLEDKSLSFVSKVDYYDDMFSDRDKIRQILLNLLSNAVKFSDRGTIEVELISEHGELVLSVKDAGIGIAADDIEDIFDEFRQVDGSTSRKHDGTGLGLAICKKLANLLEGDLEVVSILGSGSSFTLRLPLKLIHYDQKKDYSAKDFGKISEPTSDTVLVVDDDPKSREIIMGHLVKAGYGVLEADNGELAVEIATSHSLVGITMDIFMPGMDGWETLNQLKSNPSTMHIPVVIVSISDDSTTGYVLGASSHLTKPIDREQLLGEFNKLKKQKSLQRILIVDDSESDRMVVSDILQDSGYETIEADSGQVGLDKAISMLPDAMTLDLMMPEMDGFQVLEEINKLPQLNYLPVIVVTAKDLSRDEHQKLLERSRNVVQKGDLDVKTLLQKLEEGLKNIILHKAELPERQSNGDAHVLIVEDNDIATIQMELLLKELGFSTSHASGAEEAVQLARQSGPDLIILDFMISSFNVFYVFDAIRSKPETEKIPFIILTGNELSDKERAILNMKNVLQFTRKEPLNRELLKELILQSVKDGNQYTCISLTDQNIQEAEVIKAGFEEPFGKDKVVVVVEDNKDNVVTLKAILDDFQGELHIAYDGESGLEKIRKLIPDLVLMDIQLPGMTGLEVTAVIRETPELAHIPVVAVTARAMKGDREEIMNAGCNGLLTKPYDVKILRGVLFKWLMS, encoded by the coding sequence ATGGTTTTATTAGATGAGATGACAATTAAGGTAAAGCTGATTGCCACGTTTGTAATTATTACAATTGCCCTGATTTTTTTTGGCTCTTTTATCCTTATAGAGATGGATACCCTCGGAAACCTTACAACAACTTTGTACGAACATCCTCTTAGGGTTTCTAATGCAGCCCAATCAGCTCACAAAGGTGTAATCCGTATACAAGCTTTGATGAAAGACATTGTTGCGTCAAAGAACGAGGCAGAGATCCATAAACAGATGGTGAGTATTCAGCAAGTTGAAAAAAAAGTTTTTGATCAGCTTGATATCGTACGAAATTATATTCTCGGGGAGCGTGGAAAGAAGTTGGAGGATGACACGCGTAGGACATTACTTCAGTGGAAAGTTGTCAGAACTCGAATAGTTACTTTAATCCATGAAGGGAAGCGTAAAGAAGCTTTGAAAATATTTCAGCTGGAAAATTCTGATAAGGTCAATGCTCTTGAATTCAATATGCATGATTTGACAGCTTATGCCCGTAATAAAGCTGATGGTTTTATGGAAGATGCTAATAATGTTCAAAGTAGTATAACTACTAATACTTTAATTATGCTAGCTTTATTGGTCATATTTTTTTATTTCATTGGCTCAGCATTGATTAAACATCTTGTATGCAAGATAGAGGATCTTCAGTTAACTGTTTCCGACATAACAGAATCAGGGGATTTAAAAGAAATATCAGTAGTCGGAGATAATGAGTTGTCTAAACTGGCTGCGAGTTTTAATGAGTTGGTCCGGTCTCTTTCTCGCCAATTATGGCTTCGGGAGGGCCTTAACAAGCTTAATGATGAACTTACGGTAGCCTCTTCACCTGAGTTGTTTGCAGAATCTGTTTTAAAATTTCTTGCCAGCCATATGCAGGCCACAACAGGAGCTTTCTTTATTCATGATGAAAAAGAAAAAAGCAGTTCTTTGTTGGCTTCTTATGCTATGGTAGAAGGCGAGTCTTTTACTAATAAATTTGCGAATGGCGAGGGGATTATCGGACAAGTAGCCAAAGAGCGTATTCCTAAAATATTAACAGTTGTTAGCAAGGATGAAGCGCTGATTCAGTCTGGAACACTCTCTATAGTTCCCAATACAATTTTTGTTTCTCCATTGCTTGTTGGAGAGAAACTTCTTGGCCTTATCGAGATCACCTTATTTCATGAATTAGGGCAAATTGAACAGGTCTTTATGAAAACTGCTTGTCATAGCATTGCCACCTCTTTGAAAAGCATACTTCAGCGTGATCAAATCGACGCTCTTTATGCTGAAACTAGTGCTCAGAATGCCGAGCTTGCCAAGACCAGTGAGGTTGCACGCAAGGCCAAGGAAGAAATAGAATTACGCAATGAGGAGCTTCGCATCCGTTCAGAAGAATTGAGGTTACAGACTAATCTTTTAAATTCCCAGAAAAATGAACTGGAAGTGAAACAAATTCAGATAGAAGAAGCTGACCGCCTTAAATCAGAATTTCTTTCCAATATGAGTCATGAGCTGCGTACTCCGCTGAATAGTATTTTGGCTCTTTCGCAACTTATGCAGATTAAGGGGACTGGCAAGGATGAAAAAAAAGAAGCTGAATATTTAAATGTTATTGAGAGAAATGGAAAACATTTGCTCTCATTGATTAATGATATTCTGGATCTATCAAAGATTGAAGCTGGACGTATGGATATTTTCCCAGTCAGCTTTATTCCGGCTGAGTTGTTGGAAGAGGTTGCTACAACAATACGGCCTCTACTGGAGGATAAATCTTTATCGTTTGTCTCTAAAGTCGACTATTACGATGATATGTTCTCGGACAGAGACAAGATACGGCAAATTTTGCTGAACCTTTTATCCAACGCAGTCAAGTTTTCAGATAGAGGTACGATAGAAGTTGAGCTGATCAGTGAGCATGGAGAGCTTGTCCTGAGTGTTAAGGATGCAGGAATTGGTATAGCCGCAGACGATATTGAAGATATTTTTGACGAATTCAGGCAGGTGGACGGGTCAACCTCTCGCAAACATGATGGAACTGGTCTTGGGCTGGCTATATGTAAAAAATTAGCCAACTTGCTTGAGGGAGATCTGGAAGTAGTTTCTATACTTGGCAGTGGTAGTTCTTTTACCCTGCGCCTACCCCTTAAGCTGATCCATTATGATCAAAAGAAAGATTACTCTGCAAAAGATTTCGGCAAAATTTCTGAACCTACTTCGGATACTGTCTTGGTAGTTGATGACGATCCCAAATCACGGGAAATCATCATGGGGCATCTTGTAAAAGCCGGGTACGGCGTACTTGAAGCAGATAACGGTGAGCTTGCAGTGGAGATTGCCACTAGTCATTCACTGGTAGGTATCACTATGGATATTTTTATGCCCGGGATGGACGGATGGGAAACATTGAATCAACTTAAAAGCAATCCGTCTACAATGCATATCCCAGTTGTTATTGTTTCGATAAGTGATGATTCAACGACTGGATATGTTCTTGGAGCCAGCAGCCATTTGACTAAACCTATCGATAGGGAACAACTTTTGGGAGAGTTTAATAAACTTAAGAAACAGAAGTCATTGCAACGTATTCTGATTGTTGATGACAGTGAAAGTGATCGAATGGTAGTTTCTGATATTTTGCAGGATTCCGGTTATGAAACGATAGAGGCGGACAGCGGACAAGTTGGTTTGGACAAAGCTATAAGTATGCTTCCGGATGCAATGACTTTAGATTTGATGATGCCGGAAATGGACGGTTTTCAGGTGTTGGAAGAAATTAACAAGCTTCCCCAGCTTAATTATCTGCCTGTGATTGTTGTTACAGCTAAAGACCTTAGCCGTGATGAACACCAAAAACTTTTGGAACGAAGCAGGAATGTCGTGCAAAAAGGTGATCTTGATGTCAAAACTTTGCTCCAAAAACTTGAGGAAGGGCTAAAAAATATCATTTTGCATAAAGCAGAACTGCCGGAGCGGCAAAGCAATGGTGACGCTCATGTACTGATTGTTGAGGATAATGATATTGCAACTATTCAAATGGAACTTCTTTTAAAGGAATTAGGATTTAGCACAAGCCATGCCTCGGGTGCTGAAGAGGCTGTACAGTTGGCGCGGCAGTCTGGACCTGATCTTATCATACTGGATTTCATGATTTCCAGCTTCAATGTATTTTATGTCTTTGATGCTATTCGGTCTAAACCTGAAACGGAAAAGATCCCATTCATAATTCTCACAGGCAATGAGTTGTCAGACAAAGAACGGGCTATTCTTAATATGAAAAATGTTCTGCAATTCACACGTAAAGAACCTTTGAACAGAGAATTGCTTAAAGAACTTATCCTTCAATCCGTTAAAGATGGAAATCAGTATACTTGCATAAGCTTGACTGATCAAAATATTCAGGAAGCAGAAGTTATTAAAGCTGGGTTCGAGGAACCGTTTGGAAAAGATAAGGTTGTAGTAGTTGTTGAGGATAATAAGGATAATGTTGTGACCCTTAAAGCTATTTTAGATGATTTTCAGGGGGAACTGCATATTGCTTATGACGGTGAGAGCGGATTGGAAAAAATTCGAAAACTCATCCCGGATCTTGTGCTGATGGATATTCAACTGCCTGGTATGACTGGTTTGGAAGTGACTGCTGTTATTAGAGAAACTCCAGAATTGGCACATATACCTGTTGTCGCTGTTACAGCTAGAGCCATGAAGGGGGATAGGGAAGAGATTATGAATGCAGGTTGTAACGGATTGTTAACCAAGCCTTATGATGTCAAAATCTTGCGGGGAGTTCTTTTTAAGTGGTTAATGTCATAG
- a CDS encoding FAD-binding and (Fe-S)-binding domain-containing protein, with translation MPSQKFIDSVIETFPKNQVYLDEVLVHTLSLDASPFEPRAKMLVDVRNKEELQTLLSLARNHNAALTFKGASTAINGQAVGEDVMVRFSGPAWTETKVLDDGNVVWAKSMTPGGAINKALAPFGRIIGPDPGSISVATLGGMAANNSTGMCCTIEQNIFHTMKSIRVILADGTLLDTADENSCTAFRKSHGELLNGLADIRKRIMADNKLSEKIKRKYSIRNTSGYSMNAFTEFEDPLDILEHLMIGSEGTLGCILDVTLNTVVLEPYRATSLMLFPTLEDAVKAISILSQEDNLARAAELMDRITLKAVEPFPSTPEIISTLDSNACGVLLETQATDEKILQERINKILERLKDIPQLTDHEFVTDPEAYDRLWDMRRNTYPAFAGVSGPYDFTVTEDWCVPPKMLGEAAEVLQNLLEKHGFSGGIMGHAFHGNMHFILPVPLGDQAAVDKLKGLTNDIVDVMINHFEGSLKAEHGTGRSIAPYVAREWGPELYAMMKELKNILDPQGILNPGVILSDDPNCHFKGLKQPWGLHKFVDNCNGCGFCDSVCPSGKIGFVPRQRIYAKRTIDRMRKQGEVERANHWEQVFKQYGQDICATDGLCQLRCPLAVDTASYMRYLRHENLSDFAKKTAHRIGKNFSTVAGIASMALNTGRGVEGFVGHSGTAVMDSLANKTVGQHVPDLVDMKLRGGSPAPSNNTKNSKQKVVYFPSCAVRTMGYEKESGPSRSPLMDITVELLNRAGYEVVFPEKMKSLCCGKAFESKGLSEEADRKSDELSTALLKATDNGYWPVLCDTSPCLARMKKQLDKRLDLYEPIEFAQQFLAEKLNFIQLPKTVAVHPTCSTRTMGKANNLVEVASMCAENVVLPEGINCCGFAGDKGFTHPEVNASALEALPAQVASCTEGYSTSRTCESGLTLHSGKPYFNLLYLLEESSRNN, from the coding sequence ATGCCGAGCCAGAAATTTATCGATTCCGTTATAGAAACTTTCCCTAAGAACCAAGTCTATTTGGACGAAGTCCTCGTTCACACGTTGTCCTTGGATGCCAGCCCCTTTGAACCCCGTGCTAAAATGCTCGTAGATGTACGTAACAAAGAGGAATTGCAAACCTTATTGTCCCTAGCTCGCAACCACAATGCAGCCCTGACTTTCAAAGGAGCGAGCACTGCCATAAACGGTCAAGCTGTAGGCGAAGACGTCATGGTCCGGTTCAGTGGTCCAGCGTGGACCGAGACTAAAGTACTAGATGACGGCAACGTTGTTTGGGCCAAAAGTATGACACCGGGTGGAGCAATCAACAAAGCTTTAGCGCCTTTTGGACGTATAATTGGTCCTGACCCTGGGTCCATATCTGTAGCAACTTTGGGAGGGATGGCCGCCAACAATTCCACAGGCATGTGCTGCACCATTGAACAAAATATTTTCCATACTATGAAGTCCATACGCGTCATCCTTGCCGACGGGACTCTTCTGGATACAGCTGATGAAAATTCTTGCACAGCGTTCCGTAAGAGCCACGGCGAACTTCTGAACGGCTTGGCAGATATCCGTAAACGCATCATGGCCGACAATAAACTTTCTGAAAAAATCAAACGTAAATATTCTATTCGTAACACGTCCGGCTATAGCATGAACGCTTTTACAGAGTTCGAGGATCCTTTAGATATCCTTGAGCATCTGATGATCGGATCTGAAGGAACTCTAGGATGTATACTTGATGTAACTCTTAATACAGTGGTTCTGGAACCTTACAGAGCGACCTCCCTTATGCTGTTCCCCACTTTGGAAGATGCGGTTAAAGCCATCTCCATACTGAGTCAGGAAGACAACCTTGCCAGAGCCGCCGAGCTCATGGACAGAATAACTCTTAAGGCCGTGGAACCTTTTCCTTCAACACCGGAAATTATTAGCACTTTGGATAGCAATGCCTGTGGAGTACTTCTGGAAACTCAGGCTACAGACGAGAAAATATTACAGGAACGCATTAACAAGATTCTGGAACGTTTAAAGGACATTCCTCAACTTACGGATCATGAATTTGTTACTGATCCAGAGGCTTATGATCGTTTGTGGGACATGCGCAGAAATACCTACCCAGCCTTTGCCGGAGTCAGCGGGCCATACGATTTTACAGTCACTGAAGATTGGTGTGTACCGCCGAAGATGCTGGGCGAGGCTGCGGAAGTCTTGCAAAACCTTCTTGAAAAGCACGGCTTCAGTGGCGGTATAATGGGACACGCATTTCATGGCAATATGCATTTCATCCTGCCTGTTCCGTTGGGAGATCAAGCTGCTGTAGACAAATTAAAAGGTCTTACAAACGACATTGTAGATGTCATGATCAACCACTTTGAGGGTTCACTTAAAGCTGAACACGGAACCGGACGTTCAATTGCTCCCTATGTTGCCCGCGAATGGGGCCCTGAGCTTTATGCTATGATGAAAGAACTGAAAAATATTCTGGACCCTCAAGGAATCCTTAATCCCGGAGTTATCCTGAGCGATGACCCCAACTGTCATTTCAAAGGGCTGAAACAACCTTGGGGGTTGCATAAGTTCGTTGACAACTGTAACGGATGCGGCTTTTGCGACTCAGTATGCCCTTCTGGGAAAATTGGTTTTGTTCCGCGCCAGCGCATCTACGCCAAACGCACTATTGATAGAATGCGTAAACAAGGCGAAGTTGAAAGAGCTAACCACTGGGAACAAGTATTCAAGCAATACGGTCAAGATATCTGTGCCACAGACGGGCTTTGCCAGTTACGTTGTCCTTTAGCTGTAGATACGGCTTCGTACATGCGATACTTGCGCCATGAAAACTTGAGCGATTTCGCCAAGAAAACAGCGCACCGAATAGGCAAGAATTTTTCCACTGTAGCCGGTATAGCATCCATGGCCCTGAACACAGGACGCGGTGTCGAAGGTTTTGTAGGCCACAGCGGAACGGCTGTCATGGATAGTTTGGCTAATAAAACAGTTGGACAACATGTGCCGGATCTGGTTGATATGAAACTCAGAGGCGGATCTCCTGCACCCTCGAATAATACTAAAAACTCGAAACAGAAAGTAGTATACTTCCCGTCCTGCGCAGTGCGCACCATGGGCTACGAAAAGGAGAGTGGGCCGAGCCGAAGTCCACTTATGGATATTACAGTGGAGCTTTTGAATCGCGCGGGATACGAAGTTGTTTTCCCTGAGAAGATGAAAAGCTTGTGCTGTGGCAAGGCCTTTGAATCAAAGGGATTATCCGAAGAAGCCGACCGCAAGTCTGACGAACTGAGCACAGCTCTGCTCAAAGCTACAGACAATGGCTACTGGCCTGTACTATGTGATACCAGCCCGTGCCTAGCCCGCATGAAAAAGCAACTGGACAAGCGTTTAGACCTTTATGAACCTATCGAATTTGCCCAACAATTCCTTGCGGAGAAACTTAACTTCATTCAACTTCCCAAAACTGTAGCTGTGCATCCCACTTGTTCTACCCGTACCATGGGTAAAGCCAACAATCTGGTGGAAGTTGCATCCATGTGTGCCGAGAATGTAGTCCTACCTGAAGGTATCAACTGTTGCGGATTTGCCGGAGATAAGGGTTTTACCCATCCTGAAGTCAACGCTTCAGCCTTGGAAGCACTGCCAGCTCAAGTAGCCTCCTGCACGGAAGGCTACAGCACCTCCAGAACTTGTGAGTCCGGTCTAACCCTACATAGCGGCAAGCCATACTTCAACCTTCTGTATCTACTGGAAGAAAGCAGCCGAAACAACTAG
- a CDS encoding response regulator gives MQKSILVIDDQRENLFVMEEMLNEFLPTIPVITALGAQEGMQKISQDVGVVLCDVQMPSKNGIELCRNIKEKPEYKDIPVLLITAHQSTPSMRVQGLKAGALDFISRPIDSSELVAKVKVALKVHYKEYGLRSERDELSTKVEVTGQKLKAIDLQHKTLFDSANDAIFILDTDGDILEANPEAHIILGYSPNVLLGRNLREILNKSDAELLLSSIATTGEVNISSEFVVFDRTIIPIEIRSRLVELSESKVILVIIRDITQQKMAEHVIKESEKRFRLLYTDAPVAYQSLNGFGEFLDVNARFTETLGYTAKDVIGKPFANILHPDCRDDFTKQFSKVNTVGELKGIELRMRKKNSEEILVSFNARVSASTSRTFQEVHCVFHDITKVRESEKAIIKAKEAAEKANRSKSEFLANMSHEIRTPLNGIMGMMQLLQSSDLQDEQIRFVKMAIQSSRRLTSLLSDILDLSRVEAGKMNISYEPFELISVLHQLKDMYCAVASQSGVELILNIAPNVPPYVMGDAVRLQQVFTNLLGNSLKFTTQGKITIDAYKLPISKENMLKVLFSVRDTGIGIPEDKIKDLFVPFSQACEGYTRKHQGAGLGLSICKRLVNMMGGGISLSSEEGKGTTVYFTIQFGVVNQEFTFSQVEPQNDGIKQDLMRILLVEDEFISRLAAQKQMENLGCDVVSVENGLQAIEALQAESFDVVFMDIQMPVMDGIEATKAIRQGQAGEENRDVYIIAMTAYAMAGDKDIFLGSSMDDYLSKPVEIVELKAGLSKAGRKLSQVC, from the coding sequence ATGCAGAAATCAATTCTTGTTATCGACGACCAGAGAGAGAATTTATTTGTCATGGAGGAAATGCTTAATGAATTTCTTCCAACTATTCCGGTTATCACTGCATTGGGAGCACAGGAGGGAATGCAGAAGATTAGTCAGGATGTTGGGGTTGTTCTCTGCGATGTTCAGATGCCGAGTAAAAATGGAATTGAGTTATGCAGAAATATTAAGGAGAAGCCGGAATACAAGGATATTCCAGTGCTGCTTATTACAGCCCACCAATCTACTCCCTCTATGCGTGTGCAGGGGTTAAAAGCCGGTGCGTTGGACTTTATATCCCGTCCTATTGACTCCAGTGAACTAGTCGCCAAGGTTAAAGTGGCCTTAAAGGTTCATTATAAAGAATACGGGTTGCGTAGTGAGCGAGACGAGTTATCCACTAAAGTAGAAGTGACAGGGCAAAAACTTAAGGCCATAGACCTACAACATAAGACGCTTTTTGATAGTGCTAATGACGCAATTTTTATTCTTGATACGGATGGAGATATCTTAGAAGCCAATCCTGAGGCTCACATTATTCTTGGATATAGTCCTAATGTGCTTTTAGGCAGAAACTTGCGAGAGATATTGAATAAATCTGATGCAGAATTGCTTCTTAGCAGTATTGCCACCACTGGCGAGGTGAATATCTCATCCGAGTTTGTTGTTTTCGATCGAACCATTATTCCAATTGAAATTCGTAGCCGTTTGGTGGAGCTAAGTGAAAGCAAGGTTATTTTGGTTATCATTCGCGATATAACACAACAAAAAATGGCTGAGCATGTCATCAAAGAAAGTGAAAAGCGTTTCCGTCTTCTCTATACTGATGCTCCTGTTGCATATCAATCTTTAAACGGTTTTGGTGAATTTCTTGATGTGAATGCGCGTTTCACAGAAACCCTCGGATATACGGCTAAAGATGTTATAGGCAAACCTTTTGCGAATATTTTACATCCTGATTGCCGAGATGATTTTACAAAACAATTTTCCAAGGTCAATACCGTAGGCGAGTTGAAAGGTATTGAACTGCGAATGAGAAAAAAGAACTCGGAAGAAATTCTGGTATCTTTTAATGCTCGTGTGTCCGCTTCAACCTCCAGAACTTTTCAGGAGGTTCATTGTGTTTTTCATGATATAACTAAAGTGCGTGAGTCGGAAAAAGCCATAATTAAAGCCAAAGAGGCTGCAGAGAAGGCGAATCGCAGTAAATCTGAGTTTCTGGCCAATATGAGCCATGAAATCAGAACTCCTCTGAATGGCATTATGGGGATGATGCAATTGCTGCAAAGCAGTGATCTGCAGGATGAGCAGATTAGATTCGTAAAAATGGCTATTCAATCGTCCAGACGACTCACAAGCCTTCTTTCTGATATACTGGATCTCTCCAGGGTTGAAGCAGGTAAAATGAACATTAGCTATGAACCATTTGAACTCATTAGTGTTTTACATCAGCTAAAGGATATGTATTGCGCTGTAGCCAGTCAGAGCGGAGTAGAACTGATTTTAAACATTGCCCCGAATGTTCCGCCTTATGTCATGGGTGATGCTGTTCGTCTGCAACAGGTATTTACTAATTTGTTGGGAAATTCTCTTAAATTTACCACGCAAGGAAAAATAACCATAGATGCATACAAGCTTCCTATTTCAAAAGAAAATATGCTTAAGGTTTTGTTTTCTGTACGCGATACAGGTATTGGAATACCGGAAGATAAAATAAAGGATCTTTTTGTGCCTTTTTCGCAGGCTTGCGAAGGATATACTCGCAAACATCAGGGAGCTGGGCTAGGGCTTTCGATTTGCAAGCGTCTTGTTAATATGATGGGAGGGGGAATTTCCCTATCTAGTGAGGAAGGGAAGGGAACAACTGTATATTTTACTATTCAGTTTGGTGTGGTAAATCAGGAGTTCACTTTTTCTCAAGTAGAGCCGCAGAATGATGGTATTAAACAAGATCTAATGCGCATCCTATTGGTAGAAGATGAATTTATAAGTCGCCTCGCTGCGCAAAAGCAGATGGAGAATCTTGGTTGTGATGTTGTTTCTGTGGAGAACGGTTTACAAGCCATTGAGGCCTTACAGGCTGAAAGTTTCGATGTAGTCTTTATGGATATTCAGATGCCGGTAATGGACGGCATAGAAGCAACTAAGGCTATTCGTCAGGGACAGGCCGGAGAAGAAAACAGAGATGTCTATATTATCGCCATGAC